In Pseudomonas deceptionensis, a single window of DNA contains:
- the rluD gene encoding 23S rRNA pseudouridine(1911/1915/1917) synthase RluD, translating to MSEKIQLREEVPSELGGQRLDQVAAQLFAEHSRSRLSAWIKDGRLTVDGAVIRPRDTVHGGCILELTAEQEAQGEWIAEDIPLDIVYEDDDILVINKPAGLVVHPAAGHASGTLLNALLHHVPDIINVPRAGIVHRLDKDTTGLMVVAKTIQAQTQLVTQLQSRSVSRIYECIVIGVVTAGGKIDAPIGRHGQQRQRMAVMEGGKQAVSHYRVLERFRSHTHVRVKLETGRTHQIRVHMSHINFPLVGDPAYGGRFRIPPSASVTMVESLKSFPRQALHARFLELDHPTTGKRMSWESPLPDDFVWLLTLLKQDREAFIG from the coding sequence ATGTCCGAGAAAATTCAACTTCGCGAAGAGGTGCCGTCCGAACTGGGTGGCCAACGCCTCGATCAAGTCGCCGCACAATTATTCGCTGAGCACTCGCGCTCGCGCCTTTCCGCCTGGATCAAAGACGGCCGCCTTACTGTGGACGGAGCCGTCATACGCCCCCGTGACACTGTGCACGGTGGTTGCATCCTGGAGCTGACTGCAGAGCAGGAAGCACAGGGTGAGTGGATCGCTGAAGACATTCCCCTGGATATCGTCTACGAAGACGATGACATCCTGGTCATCAACAAGCCTGCGGGCCTGGTGGTGCACCCGGCTGCAGGGCATGCCAGTGGCACTTTGCTCAATGCCTTGCTGCATCACGTACCGGACATTATCAATGTGCCGCGTGCGGGGATCGTGCATCGCCTGGACAAAGACACCACTGGTCTGATGGTGGTCGCCAAGACCATTCAGGCGCAGACGCAACTTGTTACACAGTTGCAGAGCCGCAGTGTCAGCCGGATCTATGAGTGCATTGTTATCGGTGTCGTCACCGCCGGGGGCAAGATCGACGCGCCCATCGGCCGTCACGGCCAGCAGCGCCAGCGCATGGCGGTAATGGAGGGCGGCAAGCAGGCGGTAAGTCATTACCGTGTGCTTGAACGTTTCCGTTCCCACACCCATGTGCGGGTCAAGCTGGAAACCGGTCGTACGCACCAGATTCGTGTGCATATGTCCCACATCAACTTCCCGTTGGTCGGAGACCCTGCCTACGGTGGTCGCTTCCGTATTCCGCCGTCTGCCAGTGTGACGATGGTTGAATCCCTGAAGTCCTTCCCGCGTCAGGCACTCCATGCTCGTTTCCTCGAGCTGGATCATCCGACGACCGGTAAGCGCATGAGCTGGGAATCGCCACTTCCGGACGACTTTGTCTGGTTGTTGACGTTGCTCAAGCAAGACCGTGAGGCATTCATCGGGTGA
- the pgeF gene encoding peptidoglycan editing factor PgeF — protein sequence MNTFLIPDWPAPAGIRACVTTRAGGVSLAPFDSFNLGDHVGDDPVAVAHNRQRLTHIFDVQPAWLSQVHGVVVAPANPDLIVEADASWTATPGIACTAMTADCLPALFCDRAGTRVAAAHAGWRGLAAGVLEAAAQSLNVEPRDILVWLGPTIGPKAFEVGAEVREVFVTGMPEAAGAFVPSVNAGRYMADIYELARLRLARFGITAVYGGGFCTVSDPRFFSYRRSPRTGRFASLVWIERPSS from the coding sequence GTGAACACTTTCCTGATTCCTGACTGGCCTGCGCCGGCAGGCATCAGGGCCTGTGTGACCACCCGTGCGGGCGGCGTCAGTCTGGCGCCGTTCGACAGCTTCAACCTGGGCGACCATGTTGGCGACGACCCTGTGGCCGTTGCGCATAACCGCCAGCGCCTCACCCATATTTTTGACGTACAGCCCGCTTGGCTTAGCCAGGTTCACGGGGTTGTGGTCGCACCTGCCAATCCCGACCTGATTGTCGAAGCCGACGCGAGCTGGACGGCAACCCCAGGCATTGCCTGCACGGCGATGACGGCTGACTGCCTGCCTGCGCTGTTTTGCGATCGTGCCGGTACTCGCGTTGCAGCAGCCCATGCAGGTTGGCGCGGGCTGGCGGCAGGGGTGCTTGAAGCTGCAGCGCAAAGCCTCAATGTTGAGCCCCGGGATATCCTGGTGTGGCTGGGGCCGACGATTGGCCCCAAGGCATTTGAAGTGGGTGCCGAGGTTCGGGAAGTCTTTGTCACGGGCATGCCCGAAGCGGCTGGCGCCTTTGTGCCCAGTGTCAATGCCGGGCGCTACATGGCCGACATCTATGAGCTGGCGCGTCTGCGTTTGGCTCGTTTTGGCATCACCGCGGTATACGGTGGCGGTTTCTGCACTGTGTCCGACCCGCGTTTTTTCTCCTACCGGCGCAGTCCCCGCACTGGCCGTTTTGCATCACTGGTTTGGATCGAAAGACCGTCCAGCTGA
- the clpB gene encoding ATP-dependent chaperone ClpB — protein sequence MRIDRLTSKLQLALSDAQSLAVGLDHPAIEPAHLMQALLDQQGGSIKPLLMQVGFDVNSLRKELTKELDQLPKIQNPTGDVNMSQDLARLLNQADRLAQQKGDQYITSEMVLLAAMDDNSKLGKLLLGQGVTKKALENAINNLRGGEAVNDPNVEESRQALDKYTIDLTKRAEEGKLDPVIGRDDEIRRTIQVLQRRTKNNPVLIGEPGVGKTAIAEGLAQRIINGEVPDGLKGKRLLSLDIGALIAGAKFRGEFEERLKALLNELSKQEGQIILFIDELHVMVGAGKGEGAMDAGNMLKPALARGELHCVGATTLNEYRQYIEKDAALERRFQKVLVDEPSEEDTIAILRGLKERYEVHHKVAITDGAIIAAVKLSHRYITDRQLPDKAIDLMDEAASRIRMEIDSKPEVLDRLERRLIQLKVEAQALKKEEDEAAKKRLEKLQEEIQRHEREYSDLEEIWTSEKAEVQGSAQIQQKIEQARQELEVARRSGNLNRMAELQYGIIPDLERSLQMVDEHSSKTENQLLRSKVTEEEIAEVVSKWTGIPVSKMLEGERDKLMKMESLLHERVIGQDEAVVAVSNAVRRSRAGLSDPNRPSGSFMFLGPTGVGKTELCKALAEFLFDTEEAMVRIDMSEFMEKHSVARLIGAPPGYVGYEEGGYLTEAVRRKPYSVILLDEVEKAHPDVFNVLLQVLEDGRLTDSHGRTVDFRNTVIVMTSNLGSAQIQELVGDREAQRAAVMDAVSTHFRPEFVNRIDEVVIFEPLARDQIAGIADIQLGRLRSRLAERDLSLELNQEALDKLIAVGYDPVYGARPLKRAIQRWIENPLAQLILSGQFLPGTTVVASVKDDEIVFV from the coding sequence ATGCGTATAGATAGATTAACCAGCAAGTTGCAGTTGGCGTTGTCCGATGCTCAGTCTTTGGCCGTTGGCCTTGACCATCCGGCCATTGAGCCAGCGCACTTGATGCAGGCATTACTGGATCAGCAGGGTGGTTCGATCAAACCATTGCTGATGCAAGTCGGTTTTGATGTAAACAGCCTGCGCAAAGAACTGACTAAAGAGCTCGATCAGCTGCCAAAAATCCAGAACCCTACTGGCGACGTGAATATGTCGCAGGATCTGGCGCGTCTGTTGAACCAGGCTGACCGTCTGGCGCAACAAAAAGGCGATCAGTACATCACCAGTGAAATGGTGTTGCTGGCCGCGATGGACGACAACAGCAAACTGGGTAAATTGTTGCTGGGCCAGGGCGTGACCAAAAAAGCCCTGGAAAACGCCATCAACAACTTGCGCGGCGGCGAAGCGGTCAATGACCCCAACGTCGAAGAGTCGCGTCAGGCGCTGGACAAATACACCATCGACCTGACCAAGCGCGCCGAAGAAGGCAAGCTCGATCCGGTGATTGGTCGTGACGATGAAATTCGCCGCACCATTCAGGTCTTGCAGCGCCGTACCAAGAACAACCCGGTACTGATCGGTGAGCCTGGTGTGGGTAAAACCGCAATTGCCGAGGGCTTGGCGCAACGGATCATCAATGGCGAAGTGCCTGACGGTCTCAAAGGCAAACGCCTGCTGTCTTTGGACATCGGTGCGTTGATTGCCGGTGCCAAATTCCGCGGTGAGTTCGAAGAGCGCCTCAAAGCATTGCTGAACGAGCTGTCGAAGCAGGAAGGGCAAATCATCCTGTTCATCGACGAATTGCACGTGATGGTGGGTGCCGGTAAAGGCGAGGGCGCAATGGACGCGGGCAATATGCTCAAGCCTGCGCTGGCCCGTGGTGAGTTGCACTGTGTGGGTGCCACCACGCTCAACGAGTACCGCCAATACATTGAGAAGGACGCAGCGCTTGAGCGTCGCTTCCAGAAAGTATTGGTAGACGAGCCGAGCGAAGAAGACACCATCGCGATCCTGCGTGGCTTGAAAGAGCGCTATGAGGTTCACCACAAGGTTGCGATCACCGACGGTGCAATCATTGCAGCGGTCAAGCTCAGCCACCGCTACATCACCGACCGGCAGTTGCCTGACAAGGCGATTGACCTGATGGACGAAGCGGCCAGCCGTATCCGCATGGAGATCGACTCCAAGCCTGAGGTGCTGGACCGTCTGGAGCGTCGTTTGATTCAGCTGAAAGTTGAAGCTCAGGCGCTGAAGAAAGAAGAAGACGAGGCGGCGAAAAAACGCCTCGAGAAACTGCAGGAAGAAATCCAGCGTCACGAGCGCGAGTACTCTGACCTGGAAGAAATCTGGACTTCGGAAAAAGCCGAAGTGCAGGGTTCTGCCCAGATCCAGCAAAAGATCGAGCAGGCCCGCCAGGAGCTTGAAGTAGCGCGTCGCAGCGGCAACCTCAACCGCATGGCCGAGTTGCAGTACGGGATCATTCCCGATCTGGAGCGCAGCCTGCAGATGGTCGACGAGCACAGCAGCAAAACTGAAAACCAGTTGTTGCGCAGCAAAGTCACCGAAGAGGAAATCGCTGAAGTGGTGTCGAAGTGGACCGGTATCCCGGTCTCCAAGATGCTTGAAGGCGAGCGCGACAAGCTCATGAAGATGGAAAGCTTGCTGCATGAGCGCGTAATTGGTCAGGACGAGGCGGTTGTGGCCGTGTCCAACGCCGTTCGCCGTTCGCGTGCCGGCTTGAGTGATCCGAACCGTCCAAGCGGCTCGTTCATGTTTCTGGGCCCTACCGGTGTGGGTAAAACCGAGTTGTGCAAGGCGCTGGCGGAGTTCCTCTTTGATACTGAAGAGGCGATGGTGCGTATCGATATGTCCGAGTTCATGGAGAAACACTCTGTCGCTCGACTCATTGGTGCTCCACCAGGCTATGTGGGCTACGAAGAAGGCGGGTACCTGACCGAAGCAGTACGGCGCAAGCCTTACTCGGTGATCTTGCTGGACGAAGTCGAGAAGGCTCACCCGGATGTGTTCAACGTGTTGCTGCAAGTGCTTGAAGACGGTCGACTGACTGATAGCCATGGCCGTACGGTGGACTTCCGCAACACGGTGATCGTGATGACCTCCAACCTGGGCTCTGCACAGATCCAGGAGCTGGTAGGTGATCGTGAAGCACAGCGTGCTGCGGTGATGGATGCAGTGAGTACGCACTTCCGTCCGGAGTTTGTAAACCGGATCGACGAAGTGGTGATCTTCGAGCCTCTGGCCCGAGATCAGATTGCCGGCATCGCTGATATCCAGTTGGGTCGTCTGCGTAGCCGTCTGGCTGAGCGAGACCTGAGCCTTGAGTTGAACCAGGAGGCTCTGGATAAGCTGATCGCGGTGGGTTACGACCCTGTGTATGGCGCACGCCCTCTGAAACGTGCGATCCAGCGCTGGATCGAAAACCCGTTGGCTCAACTGATTCTGTCCGGTCAGTTCTTGCCAGGCACCACGGTTGTAGCCAGTGTGAAAGACGACGAAATCGTCTTCGTATAA
- a CDS encoding amino acid permease, with amino-acid sequence MATASKGKTYMSWLTICFMMVAAVASIRSLPSMAVYGLGSVFLYVIPALLFFIPVSLVASELGTGWNGGIYGWVRQAYGDRPGFFIMWFMWIQVVVWYPIVLGFAASTMAYLINPELAKSGVFTAAVIIVLYWLSTFVALNGLTTLSKLTSWFMLLGTALPAALLVLLGVAWLVLGHKSAAPLTWEALIPAIFDTHSTVRAGSHNLHPDLWREFTGAITGLVLIVSNFLAFAGIEMNAIHARELRNPQKEMPRAILLAFFMILLVFIPPTVAISLVVPADSTSLTAGVIQAYAAFFAGFNMPWATPIMAILLIIGALGGVLAWTAGPSTGLLFVGKAGMLPPVMQKVNSKGVQKNILYLQAVIVTLLSTIYIFIDNVSDAFWMISAMAALMYLIIYVFMFMSAMKLRRTQPNVKRGYVLKGLHGWCYLGLFSTCVALIFGFIPPNNFSSMPFFEYAGVLLLGLVVAGAPPFIFYALRKPSWQMVPKAESDQYSAALQDLQAADDKAATAGTSTPPASAAPAT; translated from the coding sequence ATGGCTACCGCCAGCAAAGGTAAAACTTACATGTCGTGGCTCACCATCTGTTTCATGATGGTTGCAGCCGTTGCCAGTATCCGCTCACTGCCGAGCATGGCCGTATATGGCCTGGGCTCAGTATTTCTCTACGTCATTCCGGCACTGCTGTTTTTCATCCCGGTTTCGCTGGTCGCTTCTGAACTGGGAACGGGCTGGAACGGCGGGATTTATGGCTGGGTGAGGCAAGCCTACGGCGATCGGCCCGGCTTTTTCATCATGTGGTTCATGTGGATTCAGGTGGTGGTCTGGTACCCCATCGTGCTCGGCTTTGCCGCCAGTACCATGGCCTATCTGATCAACCCGGAACTGGCCAAGAGTGGAGTCTTCACTGCAGCGGTGATCATCGTGCTGTATTGGCTATCAACCTTTGTAGCGCTCAATGGGCTGACTACGCTGTCGAAACTGACGTCATGGTTCATGTTGCTGGGTACCGCCTTACCTGCTGCATTGCTGGTACTGCTTGGTGTGGCCTGGCTGGTGCTGGGGCATAAATCCGCCGCGCCGCTGACCTGGGAGGCCTTGATTCCGGCCATTTTCGACACTCATTCCACCGTCAGAGCCGGCTCACACAACCTGCACCCGGACCTGTGGCGCGAATTCACGGGCGCCATCACCGGCCTGGTACTGATTGTGAGTAACTTTCTGGCGTTTGCCGGTATCGAAATGAACGCCATTCACGCTCGCGAATTGCGTAACCCGCAAAAAGAAATGCCCCGGGCGATTCTGCTGGCCTTCTTTATGATCCTGCTGGTGTTTATCCCACCGACCGTGGCGATTTCGCTGGTAGTCCCTGCTGACTCCACCAGCCTGACTGCCGGTGTGATTCAGGCTTATGCCGCCTTCTTCGCTGGCTTCAACATGCCGTGGGCAACGCCCATCATGGCAATTTTGCTGATCATCGGCGCATTGGGCGGGGTATTGGCCTGGACTGCGGGCCCATCCACAGGCCTGCTGTTTGTCGGCAAGGCCGGGATGCTTCCACCCGTGATGCAAAAAGTGAACAGCAAGGGTGTGCAAAAAAACATTTTGTATTTACAGGCGGTGATCGTGACGTTGCTGTCGACTATCTACATCTTTATCGACAACGTGTCGGATGCGTTCTGGATGATCAGTGCCATGGCCGCGCTGATGTACCTGATCATTTACGTCTTTATGTTTATGTCCGCCATGAAACTGCGCAGGACACAGCCCAACGTCAAACGCGGCTATGTGCTTAAAGGGCTTCACGGCTGGTGCTACCTGGGGCTGTTTTCGACCTGCGTGGCGTTGATTTTCGGCTTTATCCCGCCAAATAATTTCAGCAGCATGCCGTTTTTCGAGTACGCGGGAGTTTTATTGCTGGGGCTGGTGGTAGCAGGTGCGCCACCGTTTATCTTCTACGCGCTGCGCAAGCCGTCGTGGCAGATGGTGCCCAAGGCCGAGTCCGATCAGTATTCTGCGGCCTTGCAGGATCTTCAAGCCGCGGACGACAAGGCTGCAACCGCGGGTACAAGTACGCCTCCTGCATCCGCAGCTCCTGCAACCTGA
- the glsA gene encoding glutaminase A: protein MKQRPTTVDSTVKQALEEALQRFSSNHHGKNASYIPYLASVPSHLFGISIMFCDGTHAQVGDTDYAFAIESISKVFTLAHVLDELGPQALRSKIGCDPTGEPFNSVVALELHKGRPLNPFVNAGAMATVSLLEAQTPQARWEQIQATYNAFAGRQLSVNEEVYASEASSNQHNRGIAWLLQSYGYMYADPMEVCAVYTRQCSVSITCHDLVTMGAALANGGVNPVTGKQVVAAKNVAPILSEMTLNGLYDTTGDWYYKVGLPGKSGVGGGILAVVPGVCAIAAFAPPLDAAGNSVRGQLAAEHLSRTLNLSLLH from the coding sequence ATGAAACAAAGACCCACAACCGTCGACAGCACGGTGAAACAGGCGCTGGAGGAAGCCCTGCAACGGTTTTCCAGCAATCATCACGGCAAAAATGCCAGCTATATCCCTTACCTGGCCTCGGTGCCCTCCCATTTATTCGGCATCAGCATCATGTTTTGTGATGGCACCCATGCGCAGGTCGGTGACACCGATTACGCCTTCGCCATCGAGTCGATTTCCAAGGTATTTACCCTTGCTCACGTACTGGATGAGTTAGGGCCACAGGCCTTGCGCAGCAAAATCGGCTGCGACCCGACGGGCGAACCTTTCAACTCGGTCGTTGCCCTGGAACTGCACAAGGGCCGACCGCTCAACCCCTTTGTAAACGCCGGCGCGATGGCCACTGTCAGCCTGCTTGAAGCCCAGACGCCGCAAGCCCGCTGGGAGCAGATCCAGGCCACTTACAACGCTTTTGCCGGGCGCCAATTGAGCGTTAACGAAGAGGTGTACGCCTCCGAAGCCTCCAGCAATCAACACAACCGCGGCATTGCCTGGCTGCTGCAAAGTTACGGCTACATGTACGCAGACCCTATGGAGGTGTGCGCCGTGTATACCCGCCAATGTTCGGTTTCGATTACCTGCCATGACCTGGTGACCATGGGCGCAGCGCTGGCCAACGGCGGCGTCAACCCAGTCACCGGCAAGCAAGTCGTGGCGGCCAAAAACGTGGCGCCAATCCTCAGCGAGATGACGTTGAACGGGCTGTATGACACCACGGGCGACTGGTACTACAAGGTCGGACTGCCAGGAAAAAGCGGAGTCGGCGGCGGAATTCTGGCCGTGGTGCCCGGTGTGTGCGCCATCGCCGCTTTTGCCCCGCCACTGGATGCGGCGGGTAACAGCGTGCGCGGTCAATTGGCCGCCGAACACCTCAGCCGCACGCTCAACCTGAGCCTGCTGCACTAA
- a CDS encoding glutamate decarboxylase, translating into MALHRIKRNTDVDPVFGSSALAHAAATKKFPEAEQPAREVYQLVHDELYLDGNARQNLATFCQTWEEDEVHKLMDLSIDKNMIDKDEYPQSAELESRCIHMLADLWHSPSAASTLGTSTVGSSEACMLGGLAALWRWRAVRKAAGKPTSTPNMVCGPVQVCWHKFARYWDIEIREVPMSEGHWFMTPEDMLERVDENTIVVVPTFGQTFTGLYEPVKPLSDALDDLEKSTGLSVDIHVDGASGAMLAPFCAPDILWDFRVPRVKSISTSGHKFGLAPLGAGWVVWRDVKELPEGLIFHVNYLGGDMPTFALNFSRPAGQIIAQYYNFLRLGREGYERIHSACYETAQFLAKELVKIGPFEMLYNGDPQLGIPALTWRLKPGAKTSYSLYDLADRLRIRGWLVPAYSLPANVEKVVVQRILVRQGMSIDMAKLLLADFARDIQFFAEHQPHGFKGREAEAGNHAGR; encoded by the coding sequence ATGGCACTGCACCGCATCAAGCGCAACACGGACGTCGATCCCGTATTTGGTTCTTCTGCTCTGGCTCACGCCGCGGCGACCAAAAAATTCCCCGAAGCCGAGCAACCGGCGCGAGAGGTTTACCAACTGGTACACGATGAGTTGTACCTGGATGGCAACGCCCGCCAGAACCTCGCCACCTTCTGCCAAACCTGGGAGGAGGATGAAGTTCACAAGCTGATGGACCTGTCGATCGACAAGAACATGATCGACAAGGACGAATACCCGCAATCAGCTGAACTGGAGAGCCGCTGTATCCACATGCTGGCGGACTTATGGCATTCCCCGTCGGCGGCCAGCACTCTCGGCACCTCGACGGTGGGCTCCAGCGAAGCTTGCATGCTCGGTGGCCTGGCTGCGTTGTGGCGCTGGCGGGCGGTGCGAAAGGCGGCAGGGAAGCCGACCTCGACGCCGAATATGGTGTGCGGGCCGGTACAGGTTTGCTGGCACAAATTTGCCCGTTACTGGGACATAGAAATCCGTGAAGTACCGATGTCGGAAGGGCATTGGTTCATGACGCCTGAAGACATGCTGGAGCGGGTCGATGAAAACACCATCGTGGTTGTGCCAACCTTCGGTCAGACGTTTACCGGTCTGTATGAACCCGTAAAACCGCTGTCCGATGCGCTGGACGATCTTGAGAAAAGCACCGGTCTGAGTGTTGATATTCACGTCGACGGCGCCAGTGGCGCGATGCTGGCACCGTTCTGTGCGCCCGATATTCTTTGGGACTTCAGGGTGCCACGGGTCAAGTCCATCAGCACGTCCGGTCACAAGTTCGGGCTGGCGCCGTTGGGAGCGGGCTGGGTGGTATGGCGCGACGTGAAGGAGCTGCCTGAGGGGCTGATTTTCCACGTCAATTACCTGGGCGGTGATATGCCGACCTTCGCCTTGAACTTCTCGCGTCCGGCCGGGCAGATCATTGCTCAGTACTACAACTTTTTGCGTCTGGGCCGTGAGGGGTATGAGCGTATTCACTCGGCGTGCTACGAAACAGCGCAGTTTTTGGCCAAGGAACTGGTCAAGATCGGGCCGTTTGAGATGCTCTACAACGGCGACCCGCAATTGGGGATTCCGGCGCTGACCTGGCGTTTGAAGCCGGGAGCAAAAACCAGCTACTCACTGTATGACCTGGCAGATCGCCTGCGCATACGCGGTTGGCTGGTGCCGGCTTATAGCTTGCCGGCCAACGTCGAAAAGGTTGTGGTGCAGCGGATTCTGGTGAGGCAGGGCATGTCGATTGACATGGCCAAATTGCTGCTGGCGGACTTCGCTCGGGATATCCAGTTCTTTGCAGAGCATCAGCCCCACGGCTTTAAAGGCCGTGAGGCCGAGGCTGGAAACCACGCCGGGCGCTGA
- a CDS encoding NAD(P)/FAD-dependent oxidoreductase codes for MTHRIVIVGGGAGGLELATRLGKTLGKRGKASVTLVDANLTHIWKPLLHEVAAGSLNSSEDELNYVAQAKWNHFQFQLGRMSGLDRELKKISLSATLDENGQELVPARELAYDTLVIAVGSTTNDFGTLGAAEHCLFLDTRKQAERFHQQLLNHYLRAHAGQSDTVEQISVAIVGAGATGVELAAELHNAAHELAAYGLDRIKPENMHITLIEAGPRVLPALPDRIGGPVHKTLEKLGVRVLTNSAVSEVTADSLITKDGQVIPASLKVWAAGIRAPGFLKEIAGLETNRINQLVVRPTLQTTRDDNIFAFGDCAACPQPGTDKMVPPRAQAAHQQASLLAKSLKLRIEGKSQLPDYKYRDYGSLISLSSFSAVGNLMGSLMGSVMLEGWLARMFYISLYRMHQMALYGTFRTLMLMLGSRIGRGTEPRLKLH; via the coding sequence ATGACCCATCGTATTGTTATCGTCGGCGGCGGCGCCGGCGGCCTGGAGTTGGCGACCCGCCTGGGCAAGACTCTGGGCAAGCGCGGCAAAGCCAGCGTCACGCTGGTGGATGCCAACCTGACCCACATCTGGAAACCGCTGCTGCATGAAGTTGCTGCCGGCTCGCTGAACTCATCGGAAGACGAACTCAACTACGTCGCCCAGGCCAAATGGAATCACTTTCAATTCCAGCTGGGCCGCATGAGCGGTCTGGATCGTGAGCTGAAAAAGATCTCATTGTCGGCAACCCTCGATGAAAACGGCCAGGAACTGGTTCCTGCCCGCGAGCTGGCTTACGACACCCTGGTGATTGCCGTGGGCAGTACCACCAACGACTTCGGCACCCTGGGCGCGGCCGAACATTGCCTGTTCCTCGATACCCGCAAGCAGGCCGAGCGATTCCATCAGCAACTGCTCAACCACTACCTTCGTGCGCACGCAGGGCAAAGCGATACGGTCGAGCAGATCAGCGTCGCCATTGTCGGCGCGGGCGCCACCGGGGTAGAGCTGGCCGCCGAACTGCACAACGCGGCACACGAACTGGCCGCTTACGGTCTGGACCGCATCAAGCCTGAAAACATGCACATCACCCTGATCGAAGCCGGCCCACGGGTGTTGCCCGCACTGCCGGACCGTATTGGCGGGCCTGTGCACAAAACCCTGGAAAAACTCGGGGTGAGAGTGCTCACCAACTCCGCCGTCAGTGAAGTCACTGCTGACAGCTTGATCACTAAAGATGGTCAGGTAATTCCTGCCAGCCTGAAAGTGTGGGCTGCGGGGATTCGTGCACCGGGCTTTCTCAAGGAAATCGCCGGCCTGGAAACCAATCGCATCAACCAGCTCGTGGTGCGCCCTACCCTGCAAACCACCCGGGACGACAATATTTTCGCCTTTGGTGACTGCGCGGCCTGCCCGCAACCGGGCACAGACAAAATGGTGCCGCCTCGCGCCCAAGCGGCTCACCAGCAAGCGTCACTGCTGGCCAAATCGCTGAAACTGCGAATTGAAGGCAAATCGCAACTGCCAGACTACAAGTACCGCGATTATGGCTCGCTGATTTCCCTGTCGAGCTTTTCGGCTGTGGGTAACTTGATGGGCAGCCTGATGGGCTCGGTAATGCTGGAAGGCTGGTTGGCACGGATGTTTTACATCTCGCTGTACCGCATGCACCAAATGGCGCTGTACGGCACGTTCCGTACCTTGATGCTGATGTTGGGCAGCAGAATCGGACGCGGCACCGAGCCACGTCTGAAACTGCACTAA
- a CDS encoding DUF3094 family protein, giving the protein MPSRLNPDDLKHVEEYLQLPQNQVERRPFRPWLLLGAVVIAVIGMGLLSRLLSYLVL; this is encoded by the coding sequence ATGCCCAGCCGCCTGAACCCAGATGATCTGAAGCATGTCGAAGAGTACCTGCAACTGCCACAAAACCAGGTTGAGCGCCGGCCTTTCAGGCCCTGGCTGCTCCTTGGGGCGGTGGTGATCGCGGTGATTGGCATGGGCCTGTTGAGCCGCCTACTGAGTTACCTGGTGCTATGA
- a CDS encoding MOSC domain-containing protein, with amino-acid sequence MSPLQELIADVPQTGRVRWIGVRPESRADMLELDAVEARREAGLTGDHARPGARNARQVTLIQWEHIAVINSLLGRSREHPVLAQDLRRNLVISGINLFSLKGRRFKIGQAIFETTGWCQPCARLEQRLGRGTFQAVRGHGGITARVIESGIIRLEDELRVEPLGPDGYASFHPG; translated from the coding sequence GTGAGTCCCCTGCAAGAGCTGATTGCTGACGTTCCGCAAACCGGTCGAGTGCGCTGGATTGGGGTGCGCCCCGAGTCACGCGCCGACATGCTTGAGCTGGACGCCGTAGAAGCCCGTCGTGAAGCCGGACTGACTGGCGATCATGCCCGGCCCGGCGCCCGTAATGCCCGACAAGTGACGCTGATTCAGTGGGAGCACATCGCCGTCATCAACTCCCTGCTGGGGCGATCCAGGGAGCATCCGGTCCTGGCCCAGGATTTACGACGCAATCTGGTGATCAGCGGGATCAACCTGTTCAGCCTCAAAGGCCGACGTTTCAAGATTGGCCAAGCCATTTTTGAAACCACTGGCTGGTGCCAGCCGTGTGCGCGACTGGAACAGCGCCTGGGTCGGGGCACGTTCCAGGCAGTACGTGGCCACGGAGGAATCACGGCCCGGGTGATCGAAAGCGGGATCATTCGTCTGGAGGACGAACTGCGGGTCGAGCCATTGGGACCTGACGGCTATGCTTCTTTTCATCCCGGTTAA